One genomic segment of Brassica napus cultivar Da-Ae chromosome A3, Da-Ae, whole genome shotgun sequence includes these proteins:
- the BNAA03G54340D gene encoding uncharacterized protein BNAA03G54340D, giving the protein MGGAEHGHGHGGDFRAKVWSMSGGPYCRPKHWRRNTAFAMFGVFLVCIPIAMKSAELEQRPHMPVRPIPSQIWCKNFGTKDDYEKEH; this is encoded by the exons ATGGGAGGAGCAGAGCATGGACACGGACACGGAGGCGATTTTAGAGCGAAGGTATGGAGCATGTCTGGTGGGCCTTACTGTAGGCCCAAGCATTGGCGTCGGAACACAGCATTTGCTATGTTCGGCGTCTTCCTTGTCTGCATCCCCATCGCCATGAAATCTGCTGAGCTCGAG CAAAGGCCACACATGCCGGTACGTCCTATTCCTTCACAGATATGGTGCAAGAACTTTGGAACCAAGGATGATTACGAAAAAGAGCATTGA
- the LOC106421936 gene encoding tubulin beta-4 chain-like gives MVRMNVVCVFELRIGIIDAFAYDKAPNASKCAFSLEMGGRGGGYKELDEQELEETKRRRSEAEEVSDTVVEPYNATLSVHQLVENADECIVLDNEALYDICFHTLKLSDPSFGDLNHLILATMSGVTCCLCFPGQLNSDHRKLAVNLIPFPRLHFFMVGFVLLTSRGSQQYSAFSVPELTQQMWDAKNMMCAADPRHGRYLTASTVFRGKLSTKEVDEQMMNIQNKNSSYFVEWIPNNVKSSVCDIATLTLIIFL, from the exons ATGGTCAGAATGAATGTGGTGTGCG TATTCGAGCTGAGGATTGGTATTATAGATGCTTTTGCG TATGACAAAGCTCCTAATGCATCAAAATGTGCTTTCTCACTTGAAAT GGGAGGTCGTGGTGGTGGCTACAAGGAATTGGATGAACAAGAATTAGAGGAAACAAAGAGACGAAGGAGTGAGGCTGAAGAA GTCTCTGACACTGTTGTTGAGCCATATAATGCAACGCTCTCTGTGCATCAGCTCGTTGAAAACGCTGACGAGTGTATTGTTCTCGACAATGAGGCTCTCTACGACATCTGCTTCCATACCCTCAAGCTTTCTGACCCCTCCT TTGGTGATCTGAACCATCTCATCTTGGCTACAATGAGTGGTGTTACATGCTGTCTTTGTTTCCCTGGTCAACTCAACTCCGACCATAGGAAGCTCGCTGTGAACCTGATCCCTTTCCCAAGGCTCCACTTCTTCATGGTGGGTTTTGTTCTGTTGACATCGAGAGGATCACAGCAATACAGTGCCTTCAGTGTCCCTGAGCTGACCCAGCAGATGTGGGATGCGAAGAACATGATGTGCGCTGCTGACCCTCGTCACGGACGATACTTAACTGCATCCACTGTGTTCCGTGGAAAGCTGAGCACTAAGGAGGTTGATGAGCAGATGATGAACATCCAGAACAAGAACTCATCCTACTTTGTGGAATGGATCCCGAACAACGTCAAGTCCAGCGTCTGTGACATTGCAACATTaactcttataatatttttataa
- the BNAA03G54360D gene encoding probable E3 ubiquitin-protein ligase EDA40, giving the protein MMNGLKRTFWISKHRKTEDRVDDRAKPTSRFGFFSNPSTPKSETRPDSASPTLRCQSWGATAVATPSSPSLPASPNLQCMTSGDVTPTATTPRRNRSPLSLLSLSSPSSPASFSLLKAKLCFTKSNGSRCGICLQSAKAGRGTAIFTAECSHTFHFPCVASRAGDLNLLAACPVCGASWRDTSLLPLSPLLHDLKSPESESESRTRESSSNKSLRVYNDDEPLISSPISPAGFNTILESDENEDDEEEDNGGFKGFFVNTPLTSNKRLTDSVDVKLSSEAAVVAVGRGSYETYSVLMKIKSPPLPASRRRPPVDLVTVLDVGGSRVETVRRAMRLVISSLRENDRLSMVSFSSSSKRLSPLRRMTANGRRVARRILDDISGDGEGMSVKDAVKKAAKVIEDRRQRNLFATIFVLTDSAHQAQSDFVSSTRVSLLEIPTHTLYLGACTKVIPEDVLAKRIKGLLSVSVQDLTLQLGSGQGEITSVYSLSGRPIWLGSGLIRLGDMYGEEERQVLVELKSPASGKSHRIMTVRSRHVDPTTQETRDSDDRALLIPRPTAVRSSSNTNIARLRNVHVSTRAVAESRRLIEASDYSGAERMLTSARALLVQYGSSSGDACLRGLDTEIADLNRVRGSRHVAVKSPEPVAQKTEPLTPTSAWRAAERLAKVAIMKKHMNRVSDLHGFENARF; this is encoded by the exons atgatgaacggtTTGAAAAGAACGTTTTGGATTTCCAAACATAGAAAGACAGAGGATAGAGTTGACGATCGGGCAAAACCCACTTCAAGGTTCGGTTTTTTCTCTAACCCGTCTACTCCAAAGTCCGAGACCCGACCCGATTCAGCTAGCCCCACTCTTCGTTGCCAGAGCTGGGGCGCTACGGCGGTTGCCACTCCCTCCTCACCGTCTCTTCCCGCTAGTCCCAATCTCCAGTGCATGACTTCCGGCGACGTAACTCCGACAGCGACTACGCCAAGGAGAAACAGAAgccctctctctcttctcagcCTTTCTTCCCCTTCGTCGCCGGCGAGCTTCTCTCTCCTCAAAGCAAAACTCTGTTTCACTAAA AGTAACGGCAGCAGATGTGGGATTTGCTTACAGAGCGCGAAAGCAGGGAGAGGAACGGCGATATTCACGGCGGAGTGCTCTCACACTTTTCATTTCCCGTGTGTCGCCTCACGCGCCGGTGATCTTAATCTACTCGCCGCATGCCCCGTTTGCGGCGCCTCGTGGAGAGACACATCActtctccctctctctcccCTCCTCCACGACTTGAAATCCCCAGAATCCGAATCCGAATCCAGGACCCGAGAATCATCGTCCAACAAGTCCTTAAGAGTCTACAACGACGACGAGCCTTTGATCTCCTCTCCGATCTCGCCTGCCGGTTTCAACACCATACTCGAATCAGACGAAAACgaagacgacgaagaagaagataacgGAGGTTTCAAAGGCTTCTTCGTTAACACGCCGTTAACGTCAAATAAACGGTTAACTGATTCCGTCGACGTCAAGCTGTCTTCGGAAGCGGCGGTTGTGGCCGTTGGAAGAGGTAGCTACGAGACCTACTCTGTGCTGATGAAGATCAAATCTCCTCCGTTACCTGCGTCGCGGCGCAGACCTCCCGTGGATTTAGTAACGGTTCTCGACGTCGGCGGAAGCAGGGTCGAGACGGTGAGGCGAGCGATGAGGCTGGTGATTTCGTCTCTCCGGGAGAACGATCGTCTCTCGATGGTCTCGTTCTCGTCGAGCTCGAAGCGTCTATCGCCGCTGCGAAGGATGACGGCGAACGGAAGGAGAGTAGCTCGTCGGATTctcgacgatatctccggcgacgGCGAGGGGATGAGCGTCAAGGATGCTGTTAAGAAGGCTGCTAAGGTGATCGAGGATCGCCGGCAGAGAAATCTGTTCGCCACCATCTTCGTCTTAACGGACTCGGCCCATCAGGCCCAATCAGATTTCGTGTCGTCCACGCGCGTCTCTCTGTTAGAAATCCCAACGCACACCCTTTACCTCGGCGCGTGTACCAAAGTTATCCCGGAGGACGTGTTGGCCAAACGCATCAAAGGTTTGTTGAGTGTCTCCGTACAGGATCTTACTTTACAGCTCGGGTCGGGTCAAGGAGAGATTACGTCGGTTTACTCACTATCGGGTCGACCCATTTGGCTTGGATCCGGGCTCATTCGGTTGGGTGACATGTACGGGGAAGAAGAAAGACAAGTGTTGGTGGAACTAAAATCACCTGCATCTGGTAAGTCCCACAGAATCATGACCGTCCGATCTCGCCACGTAGATCCAACCACTCAGGAAACAAGGGACTCGGATGATAGAGCGCTTCTGATACCACGTCCTACAGCCGTCAGATCATCATCCAACACGAACATTGCACGACTCAGAAACGTCCACGTCAGCACACGAGCCGTGGCAGAGTCTCGGCGACTGATCGAAGCCAGTGATTACTCGGGTGCTGAGCGAATGCTGACGTCAGCTCGAGCCTTGCTGGTACAATATGGCTCGAGTTCTGGTGACGCGTGCTTACGTGGTTTGGACACTGAGATAGCAGATTTGAACCGCGTGAGAGGTAGTAGACACGTGGCTGTGAAGAGCCCAGAGCCTGTGGCTCAGAAGACTGAGCCGTTGACACCAACATCAGCTTGGAGAGCGGCTGAAAGATTGGCTAAGGTGGCGATCATGAAGAAGCATATGAACAGAGTCAGTGACCTCCATGGGTTTGAAAATGCTAGATTCTAG